The Malus domestica chromosome 17, GDT2T_hap1 genome contains the following window.
TCAGCTTCTTCCGATTTATAAGAACACACACCACAAACCAAGTGCCAACTTGCTATCCAGACCTTGGCCCTTGCAGAAGAAAGTGCAAAATAATCCTTTCAATTGTAGCTTAACTCTAGTTAATGGCTCTTACTACCTATTCTACCACACTTTTTAACTCAACCTCTCAACAACCGCATAAATGGATTCCAGAACTTTTCCAAAATCAAATCTCCTCTTACCATACATGATGTATGCAAAAATCAATCGAATGATAATTTCATTAAgctataatttttcatttcaaATGAAGAACTTCTCAGACAAGTAAACACTATTTAAGTAGAAAATCCCTGTCTTCAGATCTGTTTTCTAGTCAGCAACAAAGTCTACTATTTGTTTTATGGTGTATATACCCTATGGTATGAGAAGGCAAACTatcaataaaaatatcaaaaagaTTAGAAATTCAAATCTTACAGTATTTGCATCACGAAATTCGAAAGAGGTGTCCAGCAGGCTGTACAAACAACAGTTCGTAGCAAAGGTCTCTATTATAAAACTCTGGAAACCAGGTACCTGAAAGCAAGGACACCATTTTAAGATGAGAAGAAATATGTTTCAAAATTATCAAGTAGGAGGCAAGAATAAAGGTAAGCTCTTACCTTTTCTTCGCCATTAGGCATCGCGCACCAATCCTTAATCAGCCTAATAAATATCTGTACGCATGCCtgagttaaaaaaatattatattagaATTTAATCTTTATGCAGAGTAATTAGaatgaataaaaaccaaacttaCAAAGATAAACCAAGTACACATACCTTCCTTACAAGAATATCCTTGTGCTTACAAGACGTGAACAACAGCAACTGCATAATTGGTTCTAAGTAGATCCTACTCTTGGGGGATAGGAATACAGAAGATAGATCATGTGTAGTTATCACATGAAGAAATGTATATAATGTTCGCTGAAGTTCTTGCAATTCCCGATTTTCCTGCAAGGACAATGAAGAGTATTAAAGTTCCAGACTTGAGATTTGAACTCAAACAAACTTTCAATACTGTTCAAGTAACATTCAAAATGACGCACTAAAGTAGAATTAGATCCACAGAAGCTTTCACAGCAATAAAAATGAAGCACACATAATCAAACTCATTGCTACCAAGATAGGAAAAGAATTAAGAGGAATTGgagaatattataaatatgatcTGTTTAAAGCAACActgaaatttaattcaatgctagagaatttttttttttttgatgaatCCAGGGTATCCCCCGCACGTAGGCGATGACTAATCCCTCAAGCCGGGTCAGACCCCATTCGGAGGGCAAGCTCTCCCAATGATGGCTGCTCCATTCACAAGGCTCAAACTCAAGACCTTGCTTAAGGGGAACAAGCTCCTTACCACTTGAACCACCAAGCATTGGTAATGCTAGAGAATTTAAATTGCCTACATTGGAGTCTTCTTTTCCATATTTTTCTCTTCAATCCCCCgtcaaaaaatgaaaaccaaatatTAAGGAAACGAAAACACATAAACACCCACCTGGCTTATAAAAGAGGGAAAGGGGAGGGAAAGACACAAAATACTCATTTGAGTAATAAATTTTTTGTATGATTCATTCATGAAATAAACGGATAAGACTTGCAAAAACATGCATATTCACTGTTATCATAAAACTCAATTTATGAGAGATCATATACTTAGTACAAGAACAGCTAATTTAATGCTGAAAAAGAATTAAGAGTTAGTCATGAATTACAAACACTAATAAACAGTGAATCATACCTCAGTATTGAATCCAGGTCCTGAAGGGAGTGTGTCTACCGGAATAATATTTAATATCCTACCAGTTATAGCAGGAAATACTTCATCCAGTATGTCACGGAATAATGTGTTGAACTTGCATATCAGTTGATTGAGCAATAGAAGCAAACCAACCAATTCCTTTGGCTGCAtgaaattgaatccataacCAAATCATGTTAGCGACAAAAAAAGGGGAAAGACAGCTGgtgcaaaataattttttgttgagCAGAactgttattttctaattttatatcttGGTGACTAGTAGCTGGCAAAAATTCTCTCTATTTATTACCAGAAAAATCATTTTGTCAAAGTTAGATCCAACTAAAAAACTCAAAAGTAAAGAATTCAGTTATACTGCTTTCTACCTCACTATCCACAAGCAAGTGCTCCAGTGCCTTTGGGAGGTAAGGAAAAACAGATGCTCCTAGAGTGTCCACCATGCGGTGTACAAATGATGTTACCTGGATAACACATTTATTAGCATCAGGGTTAAAGTGCAGATGATAAAATACCAAATCAAAGCACATCTGGTATCCCACACAGTATGCTTTACCTTACTGCGCAAAGTCTCTACATTAGGAAACACCACTAGTACTTGAAGAAGAACATCTAATGTCTGGATAACAAGGGGAAAAACACGCATTGTTAAAACATGAAATAATCTAATCACTAATTAGAAGGCTTTACTAAAAGGAATGTAATATCAAATGTCATAATTTATAAGCTGAATCTGAGTATCAGAAAGCCTAGGATTGCTGATTATAAAGTTCATCAAATAAGGGAAAACCCAAGGTCTGGAAACTCTTATTCACAACAAACTcaaaaagcccaaatccacaATTCTAATCCAGAGGAAAAAAAGCATTCAGAAAAACTAAACTGACCATGTAAGGAAGGtgaacacaaaaaaaatgatatcgATGCTAACCTCCGTGAACATGAGACCAAGTGCAGGGCGACTAGCAGTCACAAGACGCTCGCTGAAGCCCTGGGTGGCACATGAATTTCAGTAGTTAATTTTCTGAAACCATAAAGTGCTTACTAAATTTAAAGGCATGAAAGACAGGGCGGAAAGGCTGAAGAATTTTGTACTTTTATTATAAACTACAACATATTCGaccaaacaaaaaacttcaaccaaaaagaaaacctTTGCAACATTAAAACTCCTCTCTTTTAATTTTACCAAACATTGTAAGCGAATTGGTCAAGAGTTTTATAACTGTTTTAGACACATACGCTAtttaataccaaaaaaaaattgggcaaGAAACACATTAGCTAGAGAGTCAGAGGATGTTGAAGAACCTTGCTAAGAGAATTAATTGCCACAATTATCTGCTTAATATTAGCAAATTTTTGAGGTGCCTCTTCTGGAGTCAGTACTTTGGCATTCATGAGCAATGCTTCAACCTAGATGGTAGGAAGACCACGTCAATTGCTTAGTTCACATTTTAACTCGGTTCTTCCTTTTGagttaatacaaaatattttgAAGGTGTTAAGGAGGGGGAGTGACTTCCatgcaattatgtattttatattATACGTGCAAATTCAACAACCTGCTGACAAAGAGGAGTGAGAAGTGAAGAGAGATAATCAGACTGCTTTGCTGGTGGTACATCTTCCATGCCAATCAATAAACCAATTGCCTGCGAAGAGACCAAATACACATTAGAACGGAACAGAACACCcacagtttttaatttttattgagTGAGAATACTTCCTTCCATTTCATAAACACTGATGCGCACACATAAAGGTTTGACAGATGTCAAAAAAATATTAAGTCAATACCTCAAAAATGTGACTACCATCTTCAGATCCTGAAAGCTCTTTTGATGTATAATCCATTCTTGTAAACCCAGCAACTGTATCTTGTAAATTCTGATAAGATCCATTTGGATTAATTTATGGTAAATTTAGGGAAGCTATTCAATGGAGATAAAAAGACAAAGGGAACGCAAATTAATCAAGTGTGGAAGAACTGAAATATATGTAAGTGGATATATAGGAAAGCAGTTGGGGTACAATGGTTCGTATCATACCTGCAAAATATTTTCTATGAAAGGCACAAGCTTCACTCTCAGCAATTTCACAACCCTCATAAACACATAACCCGCCCTTCTACTCACATTGACATTTGGATGGCGTATACCCCTTTCATCAAGAAAGGCagccaaaaccaagtgaatATATTGGGTATTCTCCTGAACAAACTTCATGTATCTCATTACTGTCTCTAGATACACCAGTGCAACTAGCCTATTTGAATGGCAAAGGAACCTTGTAGATAAAAGCATTGGTACCAATTCACCCAATAGACCACTCCCAGTTCTAATTGCCTCACCATTTATTGACTCGCCAAATGCATAGAAAAGAGAAAGTGCAACTTCCACCTCTTCAACATTCCAGTCTAAGGATGATCCAACAGCAGTAGCCAATGAGTTTCTAATAAATATCTGAGTGACATCAGGTGCTACACGACCTACATTACGCAGCAGCATAAACAAATCCTTTCTAAACTCCACCATCCTATCTTCCTCCTCTTTTCCAATTTTATCCAATATATCTAGATTTTCACGGTACATAGGATCATAGCGGATCTGTGAATGGATCACTTCCAAAATCTGACCTACATGACCCACCTGTGTTTCCCTCAATGAGGAAAGAGTCTTCATT
Protein-coding sequences here:
- the LOC103405363 gene encoding exportin-T-like isoform X2 — translated: MDDLEKAVLILFDESGTVDSELKQKAKDYCDKIKEEQAICSVCIERLCFSNLVQVQFWCLQALHEVIRVRYSSTSLDEKFFIRKSVFSIACLGGFDDKSTVRVLEGPAFIKNKLAQVLVTLIYYEYPLIWSSVFVDFLSQLNKGAVLIDMFCRVLNALDEEVINLDYPRTPEELSVAAGIKDAMRQQCVAQIVRAWYEIVSMYRKSDEELCASVLESMRRFISWIDIGLIVNDAFIPLLFELVLVDGLSEQLRSAAAGCLSAVVLKRMDPQAKLPLLQSLQMHRVFGLVAQDNDSELVSNIAALLTGYAVEVLECFKRLNSEDAKGISMELLNEVLPSVFYVMQNCELDSAFSIVQFLSGYVGTMKTLSSLRETQVGHVGQILEVIHSQIRYDPMYRENLDILDKIGKEEEDRMVEFRKDLFMLLRNVGRVAPDVTQIFIRNSLATAVGSSLDWNVEEVEVALSLFYAFGESINGEAIRTGSGLLGELVPMLLSTRFLCHSNRLVALVYLETVMRYMKFVQENTQYIHLVLAAFLDERGIRHPNVNVSRRAGYVFMRVVKLLRVKLVPFIENILQNLQDTVAGFTRMDYTSKELSGSEDGSHIFEAIGLLIGMEDVPPAKQSDYLSSLLTPLCQQGFSERLVTASRPALGLMFTETLDVLLQVLVVFPNVETLRSKVTSFVHRMVDTLGASVFPYLPKALEHLLVDSEPKELVGLLLLLNQLICKFNTLFRDILDEVFPAITGRILNIIPVDTLPSGPGFNTEENRELQELQRTLYTFLHVITTHDLSSVFLSPKSRIYLEPIMQLLLFTSCKHKDILVRKACVQIFIRLIKDWCAMPNGEEKVPGFQSFIIETFATNCCLYSLLDTSFEFRDANTLVLFGEIVLAQKVMFEKFGNDFLAHFVSKGFPAAHCPQDLAEKYCQQLQGSDIKALKSFYQSLIESLRRQQNGSLVVR
- the LOC103405363 gene encoding exportin-T-like isoform X1, coding for MDDLEKAVLILFDESGTVDSELKQKAKDYCDKIKEEQAICSVCIERLCFSNLVQVQFWCLQALHEVIRVRYSSTSLDEKFFIRKSVFSIACLGGFDDKSTVRVLEGPAFIKNKLAQVLVTLIYYEYPLIWSSVFVDFLSQLNKGAVLIDMFCRVLNALDEEVINLDYPRTPEELSVAAGIKDAMRQQCVAQIVRAWYEIVSMYRKSDEELCASVLESMRRFISWIDIGLIVNDAFIPLLFELVLVDGLSEQLRSAAAGCLSAVVLKRMDPQAKLPLLQSLQMHRVFGLVAQDNDSELVSNIAALLTGYAVEVLECFKRLNSEDAKGISMELLNEVLPSVFYVMQNCELDSAFSIVQFLSGYVGTMKTLSSLRETQVGHVGQILEVIHSQIRYDPMYRENLDILDKIGKEEEDRMVEFRKDLFMLLRNVGRVAPDVTQIFIRNSLATAVGSSLDWNVEEVEVALSLFYAFGESINGEAIRTGSGLLGELVPMLLSTRFLCHSNRLVALVYLETVMRYMKFVQENTQYIHLVLAAFLDERGIRHPNVNVSRRAGYVFMRVVKLLRVKLVPFIENILQNLQDTVAGFTRMDYTSKELSGSEDGSHIFEAIGLLIGMEDVPPAKQSDYLSSLLTPLCQQVEALLMNAKVLTPEEAPQKFANIKQIIVAINSLSKGFSERLVTASRPALGLMFTETLDVLLQVLVVFPNVETLRSKVTSFVHRMVDTLGASVFPYLPKALEHLLVDSEPKELVGLLLLLNQLICKFNTLFRDILDEVFPAITGRILNIIPVDTLPSGPGFNTEENRELQELQRTLYTFLHVITTHDLSSVFLSPKSRIYLEPIMQLLLFTSCKHKDILVRKACVQIFIRLIKDWCAMPNGEEKVPGFQSFIIETFATNCCLYSLLDTSFEFRDANTLVLFGEIVLAQKVMFEKFGNDFLAHFVSKGFPAAHCPQDLAEKYCQQLQGSDIKALKSFYQSLIESLRRQQNGSLVVR